One genomic segment of Picosynechococcus sp. PCC 7002 includes these proteins:
- a CDS encoding ParA family protein: protein MSIISIVNQKGGCGKSTTAVHLAYWLAQNKNVTLIDADAQQSSSSWLARLPKEIPNAAILDPEALFDAIEEASNQYDVVIVDGPGSLSEITKTILDISDLTLVPCQPSGLDLSSSSKILQVIRQRQKVRGGQPHVGLFLSRAVKGTVLLKEAQQALSQDQRFPLINSIVYQRQCISDAPIQEATVFDLTGSAAKAAQQDYENLFMEALSYLG from the coding sequence GTGAGCATTATCAGCATTGTGAACCAAAAGGGTGGCTGCGGTAAGAGTACGACCGCCGTGCATCTTGCCTATTGGCTGGCCCAAAATAAAAACGTCACGTTAATTGATGCCGATGCGCAGCAATCGAGTTCGAGCTGGCTGGCACGTTTGCCCAAGGAAATTCCGAACGCCGCAATCCTTGATCCTGAAGCCCTTTTTGATGCGATCGAAGAGGCGAGTAATCAGTATGATGTGGTGATTGTTGATGGCCCCGGTAGCCTGAGTGAAATTACCAAAACAATTCTGGATATCTCTGACCTCACCCTCGTTCCTTGCCAACCATCCGGTCTCGATCTCAGTAGTAGTAGTAAGATTCTGCAAGTAATTCGTCAGCGACAGAAGGTGCGTGGTGGTCAGCCCCATGTCGGCTTATTTCTGAGCCGTGCCGTCAAAGGTACCGTTTTATTAAAAGAAGCACAGCAGGCCCTCAGTCAAGACCAGCGGTTTCCACTCATTAATTCCATTGTCTATCAGCGGCAATGTATTTCTGATGCGCCAATTCAAGAGGCGACGGTTTTTGATTTAACGGGCTCTGCCGCAAAAGCAGCTCAACAAGACTATGAAAATTTATTTATGGAGGCTTTGAGTTACCTTGGCTAG
- a CDS encoding ParB/RepB/Spo0J family partition protein translates to MARRTVGNYLAELPTEPESSVAIANIRLPESQPRHYFDPEKIQRLAASIKEYGILEPLLVRPIRHQTNRYELVAGERRYRAAKQLGLKTVPVVIRDLDDQQALAIALVENLTREDLNPVEEAEGVLNLLAIELQLQPQEVKSLLYRLENEKKGKTITHNVMGSEIGEQIQSVFTNLGQNWSSFTANRLPLLNLPDDILEVLRQGKIAYTKAKAIARLQDAESRKNLLETAIQENLSLSEIRQRINELKFNTAEQKPQSRIDQTVKRLKAARLWDKNPEKWDQMQALLAQIDELISEASH, encoded by the coding sequence TTGGCTAGACGTACCGTCGGAAATTATTTAGCAGAGCTACCCACTGAGCCAGAGTCTTCCGTGGCGATCGCCAATATTCGCTTGCCGGAGAGTCAACCTCGTCATTACTTCGACCCGGAGAAAATTCAGCGGCTCGCCGCTTCAATTAAAGAATATGGCATTTTAGAACCTCTCCTGGTTCGACCGATTCGCCATCAAACTAACCGCTATGAATTGGTTGCAGGGGAAAGACGTTATCGGGCCGCGAAGCAGTTGGGCCTCAAAACTGTACCAGTTGTGATTCGTGACCTGGATGATCAGCAGGCATTGGCGATCGCCCTTGTGGAAAATCTCACCCGCGAAGATCTCAACCCCGTCGAAGAAGCAGAAGGTGTCCTTAATCTCCTCGCAATAGAATTGCAGCTTCAACCCCAGGAGGTAAAAAGCTTACTTTATCGACTGGAAAACGAAAAAAAAGGAAAAACAATTACCCATAACGTTATGGGTAGTGAAATTGGTGAGCAGATTCAATCGGTTTTTACAAACTTAGGTCAGAATTGGTCGTCATTTACGGCGAATCGTTTACCCTTACTAAATTTACCTGACGATATTTTAGAAGTGCTCCGCCAGGGCAAGATTGCCTACACCAAAGCAAAGGCGATCGCCCGTCTACAAGATGCCGAATCACGAAAAAACCTATTAGAAACCGCCATCCAGGAAAATCTCTCCTTAAGCGAGATTAGGCAGCGTATCAACGAGCTAAAGTTCAACACCGCAGAACAAAAGCCCCAGTCACGCATTGATCAAACGGTCAAACGACTCAAGGCTGCGCGTCTCTGGGACAAAAATCCTGAAAAATGGGATCAGATGCAGGCATTACTCGCCCAGATTGATGAACTAATTTCCGAAGCATCCCATTAG